A region of Salvelinus alpinus chromosome 6, SLU_Salpinus.1, whole genome shotgun sequence DNA encodes the following proteins:
- the sgms2a gene encoding phosphatidylcholine:ceramide cholinephosphotransferase 2 translates to MALVDPTASHLDPGMDGESGVLASVFGVLPNANCPKHGQNTPEDTKRCLRKVIGHHRDYVKISLPDAKGNRLPTEWWKTAIAFFYAIFNLVLTTVVITVVHERVPEKENSPPLPDKFFDYIDRVKWAFTVTEINGMLLVGIWVIQWLFLRYKSIAGRRFFFLIGTLYLYRCVTMYITTLPVPGNHFTCAPKLYGDSHAKMQRVLTLISGGGLSITGSHLMCGDFLYSGHTVMLTLTYLFIKEYSPRTFWWYHLMCWLLAAVGVVCILVAHEHYSVDVVVAYFITSRLFWWYHTMANVQALRCSPNNYLTNTWWNPVFNFFERNVQTQVPCSFCWPITWPPACLKNSCKKYSAVQSLREE, encoded by the exons ATGGCGCTCGTGGACCCGACTGCATCCCATCTGGACCCGGGCATGGATGGTGAGAGCGGGGTCCTCGCCAGTGTCTTTGGGGTCCTCCCCAACGCCAACTGCCCCAAACACGGGCAAAACACTCCGGAGGACACGAAACGATGCCTACGCAAGGTCATCGGGCACCACAGGGACTACGTCAAAATCTCGCTGCCCGACGCCAAGGGCAACCGGCTGCCCACGGAGTGGTGGAAGACAGCCATCGCGTTCTTCTACGCCATCTTCAACCTGGTCCTGACCACCGTGGTCATCACGGTCGTCCACGAGAGGGTCCCGGAGAAGGAGAACAGCCCGCCACTGCCCGATAAGTTCTTTGACTACATCGACCGGGTGAAGTGGGCGTTCACGGTCACCGAGATCAACGGCATGCTCCTGGTGGGAATCTGGGTTATACAGTGGCTTTTCCTCAGATACAA GTCGATTGCAGGTCGGAGGTTCTTCTTCCTGATTGGCACCCTCTACCTGTACCGCTGCGTCACCATGTACATCACAACCCTTCCTGTACCCGGCAATCACTTCACCTGTGCgcccaag ctgtatGGAGACTCTCACGCTAAGATGCAGCGTGTGCTGACGTTGATCTCCGGCGGCGGTCTGTCCATCACCGGCTCCCACCTCATGTGTGGTGACTTCCTCTACAGCGGACACACCGTCATGCTCACCCTCACCTACCTGTTTATTAAAGAGT ACTCCCCGCGGACGTTCTGGTGGTACCACCTGATGTGCTGGCTGCTGGCTGCTGTGGGAGTGGTGTGTATTCTGGTGGCCCACGAACACTACAGTGTGGATGTGGTGGTAGCCTACTTCATCACCTCACGCCTCTTCTGGTGGTACCACACCATGGCCAACGTCCAG GCCCTGCGGTGCTCGCCCAACAACTACCTCACCAACACCTGGTGGAACCCCGTGTTCAACTTCTTTGAGAGGAACGTGCAGACCCAGGTGCCCTGCTCCTTCTGCTGGCCAATCACCTGGCCCCCTGCCTGCCTTAAGAATTCCTGTAAGAAGTACAGTGCAGTGCAGAGCCTGCGGGAggagtag